The proteins below are encoded in one region of Triticum aestivum cultivar Chinese Spring chromosome 1B, IWGSC CS RefSeq v2.1, whole genome shotgun sequence:
- the LOC123092144 gene encoding uncharacterized protein, which translates to MLEEFCQNFEEETSRLEPNLDPINSPVNDEVAMNVFRLESRIAAVVDYLARLKVATSRIDTTLWPRETLQNDLESLMARLNIVPGRVQEWKKSSARCGADVALCLARVHCKDAREDKLAALRVANTKKHDFRSFMETFIAAATRIADGIDLDEVVAPSSPPQEG; encoded by the exons atgctcgaag aattttgccaaaactttgaagaggaaactagtcggctggaaccaaacctggaccccatcaactctccggtGAATGATGAAGTTGCCATGAACGTGTTCCGGCTTGAGTCTCGCATTGCTGCCGTCgttgactatcttgcaaggctgaaggtcgccacttcCCGCATTGACACcacgctctggcccagggagacactccagaacgacctcgagtctctgatggctcgactaaacatagttcctggtcgagtgcaggagtggaaaaagtcctctgctaggtgcggtgcagatgttgctctgtgtctggctcgagtccactgcaaggatgcgcgagaagacaagctggcggctctccgggtggccaacaccaagaaacacgacttcaggtccttcatggagaccttcatcgctgctgccactcggatcgcggacggaattgatcttgatgaggttgttgcaccttccagccctccacaggaggggtaa